GACAGACTTTCCTGAAGAACGCTACAAAGTGGGAAATACCCTGTATTTATTTAGGGATACGGAGAAGAAGCCTTTGCCGCTTGTCATCAGGTCGCACCGCACCCACAAAAACTTTAATCTATTGACGTTTGAGAACTATTATAACGTGGGTCAGGTAGAGGCTTTCAAAAACGGCGTCCTTAAGGTCAAGGAAGCACAGCTCGGTCCATTGGACGAAGGCGAGTTCTACTTCCATGAAATCATCGGCTGTTCCGTATTCACGGATGGGGGCAGTGAAATTGGGGAAATCATTGAGGTGCTTACGCCGGGTGCCAATGACGTTTGGGTCATTAAGAAAGCTGGCAGTAAGGATATTTTGATTCCGTATATCGATCAAATTGTCAAAGAAGTGGACATATCCGCCAAAAAGGTCATCATTACGCCGATGGAAGGACTTCTAGACTGATGAAAATCGATGTACTCTCGCTTTTTCCAGAAATGTTCGAAGGTGTGTTCGGCTCGTCGATATTAAAAAAGGCTGCAGAAAAGCAGGCTGTCAGTTATAAGGTGACCAATTTCCGGGATTATGCAGATAATAAGCATTCGACAGTGGATGATTACCCCTACGGCGGCGGTGCCGGGATGGTATTGAAGGCACAACCGATTTTTGATGCCGTGGAAGCTCTTAAAGGTCAAGCTGAACAAAACCCCCGGGTAGTCCTGCTTTGTCCCCAGGGAGAGCGTTATTCGCAGAAAAAAGCCGAAGAGCTCGCTAAAGAAGAACACCTCATTTTCATTTGTGGTCATTATGAAGGGTATGATGAGCGAATTCGCGAGCATGTCGTAACGGATGAAATATCCATAGGCGACTTTGTGCTTACAGGCGGGGAATTGGGCGCAATGGTCATTATTGATAGCGTGGTCCGCTTGCTGCCCGGTGTTCTAGGGAATGTAGACTCCCCGATTCTTGATTCCTACTCTTCTGGTTTGTTGGAGCATCCCCATTATACTAGACCTGCAGACTTCAGGGGAATGAAAGTGCCCGATCCGCTCATATCCGGAAATCACAAAAAAATCGATGAATGGCGGATGAAGGAATCACTGCGCAGAACATGGATGAGGCGTCCCGATTTGCTCGAGATTTATGAACTTACGGAAATCGAGAAAAAATTATTGTCCGAGATTCAAAAAGAAGACTAACCCTATTGCATCGAAGCTTAGAGTATGTTAGGATAAACCTTGTGACTTGGGCGAAATGCTCAGTCTTATAACGATGTTCCGCTGCAAACATTCAGTATTTGCAAGAGCGTCCAGGAGGAGTTGGAAACGATGCAAAATATTATTAACGAAATTACAAAAGAACAACTTCGCACAGATCTTCCATCATTCAGACCTGGTGACACAGTACGTGTACACGTAAAGGTTATTGAAGGAACTCGCGAACGTATCCAGTTGTTTGAAGGCGTTGTAATCAAACGTCGTGGCGGCGGAGTTAGTGAAACTTTCACAGTGCGTAAGATCTCTTACGGCGTTGGAGTTGAACGTGCTTTCCCTGTTCACACACCAAAAATTGCAAAACTAGAAGTTATCCGTCACGGTAAAGTACGTCGTGCGAAACTTTATTACCTACGCGAACTTCGTGGTAAAAAAGCACGTATTAAAGAAATTCGTCGTTAATCCTTCGGATATCTGTATACGGGTTTACCATGATCCACATAAGGTGAATAACCAAACAGTATCATGCAAAAAGGGAGCTTGTTCATCAGGCTCCCTTTTTGCACTTGACGAAACTCATGAATGCTCATGGTGAGTGATGCTCCATAGGGAATCCTGCTCGCTATAGCGTCCGCGACATGTTAAAATGGTTGTTGATATGCATTCTAAAAGGGTGGGTAAGGATGGCGAAAAAGAAAAATGAATTGTGGGAGTGGACAAAGGCGGTCATAATCGCGGTCATAGCTGCGACACTGATTCGGTATTTCCTCCTGGCACCTATTGTCGTGGATGGTAATTCCATGATGCCGACATTGAAGGATACGGACCGCATGATCATTAACAAAATCTCCTATTCGATTGGTGAACCGAAAAGATTCGACATTATCGTGTTTCATGCTCCAGAAGGCAAGGATTACATAAAGAGGGTCATTGGATTGCCGGGAGAAAAGGTGGAATATAGAAACGATACACTTTACGTGAATGGAAAAGCTTACGCTGAGCCGTATTTGGATGAAAATAAAAAGAAATTGATTGATGGCGGAGCACTGACGGAGCCATTTACATTAAGTGAGGTCATAGGCCGGAAAACGGTTCCCAAGGACCATCTATTCGTCTTGGGCGATAACCGCCGGCTCAGTAAGGACAGTCGCTATGATAGTGTGGGCGTCGTTCCTTACGATAAAGTGTTAGGAAAAACTAAATTAGTTTATTGGCCAATCGAAGACTTTCGATTGGCTGAATAGTAGGAAGGTTGATTCCATTGACAATACAGTGGTTCCCTGGCCATATGGCCAAAGCGAGACGGGAAGTAACGGAGAAATTAAAACTGATCGACATCATTTTCGAACTAGTGGATGCTAGGATTCCGGCATCATCAAGAAATCCAATGATCGATGAAATCATACAGCATAAACCGAGGGTCATCCTTTTGAATAAAGCGGATATGGCGGATCCGGCAAAAACGAATATGTGGCTGGATTATTATAAATCACAAGGAAAAACGGCCATTGCGATTAACTCTCAGGCAGGTAATGGATTGAACCAGATTACGGCTGCCGCAAAAAAACTATTAAAAGAGAAATATGACCGGATGGAGTCGAGAGGAATAAAACCGCGGGCGATCCGTGCGATGATCGTGGGAATTCCGAACGTTGGGAAATCCACGTTAATCAATCGACTCGCTAAAAAGAACATTGCCAAAACAGGGAATACACCCGGTGTCACCAAGGCACAGCAATGGATAAAAGTGGGCAAGGAATTGGAGCTGCTGGACACGCCGGGTATCCTCTGGCCTAAATTCGAGGATCAGGAAGTGGGCTTGAAGCTTGCGTTGACAGGAGCGATCAAGGATACGATTCTAAACTTGCACGAAGTCTCCTTATACGGACTCCGTTTCTTGGAAAAGGAATATCCGGATAGGATGAAATCACGCTATAACCTTGATGTAATTCCTCAAGAAACGCTCGAACTCTTCGATGCGGTCGGGAAGTTCAGAGGCTGTCTGGCATCTGGGGGCTTCATTGATTATGATAAAACCGCGGAGTTGGTCGTGCGTGAAATCCGCTCGGAAAAGATGGGTCCGCTTACGTTTGAGGTACCTGCGGACTATGAAGAAGATATCATTACGGAATAACCTGTCGTCCAGCTTGGAAAGGCTGGCTGATTTTTAAAGACAGTCAAATGAAAATGGCGGTTGTACGGAGCTGGAGTTGGAGATCAAAAATTTTTTGATGTCTCCTTTCCGCTCCGTATTTTTGTTTTAACTGTAAACAGGAAGCAAGACTGCCGATAATGAAGATGATGGGTGATTATTGATGAAAACTGCAATGAGCATAAAAGAAATATCAACAAAGTTAAAGACAATCAAAAGTCCGGAAGATTTATTTTTGAAAGAATGCTTGGAGGACGGCCGAAAAGGAGTGGTCGACTTAGTGAGCAAATGGCAAAGGCGACATGAAAAAGAGCAACAGGAAAAGAATGCGTTCATGGAAATGACCGAGTTTGAACGGCAACTTCGAAAACAGGGTTTTTCCATACTCGCCGGTATCGATGAAGTGGGAAGAGGACCGCTGGCAGGACCGGTTGTGACGAGTGCTGTCATCTTGCCTGAATCCTTTTATTTGCCAGGCCTGAATGATTCCAAAAAGATATCGGAATCGAAACGGGAACTATTTTATGAAATGATTTATAAGGAAGCCCTGTCCATCGGGGTCGGTATTGTACATAGCGATGTAATCGATGAAATCAATATATATCAAGCTACGAAAAAGGCAATGATTGCAGCTGTAAACGATCTCTCGGACCTTCCGGATCATTTGCTGATCGATGCGATGGAACTGGATCTACCATTACCGCAGCTTTCACTCATAAAAGGGGACGCAAGAAGCATTTCCATCTCGGCCGCCTCCATTATCGCGAAAGTGACCCGTGATCGGATGATGAAGGATTATGGGGAGAAATATCCGGAATATGGTTTCGAAAAGCACATGGGCTACGGAACAAGTCAACATTTGGAGGCGTTGGACAAGAACGGGCTAACACCGTGGCACCGACGGAGTTTTGCACCAGTCAAGGCAATCGCTGCACGAATGAATGATTAAGGGAGGATGAGTGATGCAATCCATAACAAGCGGTCAGCCCGCATCTTCACCAATAGAAATGCAAGGAGCTGCTAGTTTGAAAAATGGGCAAATCCTTTTTGGAAAAGTGAATAAGGTATTTCCTAATCGGATGGCCGAGGTGCAGATTGGCGATCAAAAGATGATTGCGACGCTCGATATCCCGCTTCGCACAGGGGAAAGGTATTGGTTTCAAGTACAGCAGCAAAATGAGGGGAAGCTAGTGTTAAAAGCTTTGGAGATGCCCGATGTGAATTATTCCAATTTAAAGGGAGCAGCTGCACAATTGAGCACTCACCTTGGCATGAATTCCGACCCTTCTGCAGCCAAGCTTGCTGAATACTTCCTTAAAAACCGTCTTCCAATTACGAAGGAAACCTTTCAGTCCGCTTTGCAATGGTTAAAAGGTGCGGATTCCCTTGAAGCTGGTCTACCCATTCTAAAAACAATGTTTGTTCAGCAATTACCGATAGTGAAAGAGGTGTTTGATGCATTATTGGCACAGGTCAAGGGTGAACCTTTCCACAAAATGCTGACTTCCCTCCAGCAGCAATTACAGGCGGCGGGCTCGAAAACGGAAACATCTGTCAAGTTAATGGCGGTATTGGACTCCTTGCATGTTGCAAGAAAGAGTCTAATTCAACAGACCGGTTTGCAGCAATTTGTGGCGAAATGGCTCGATTCCGATTCTGCCCCCGAAATGAAATCAGGTGCTTTTTCCCTGCTCCAAAAGACAGGATTCATCCCAGAGAGAATGACGGAAGCTTTCTTTTTGGACGACTTAATGGATGGAGCCAAGACAAGGAGCGGATTTCCTGACAATCCAATGCTCGATAAATTGCACCAAGGCTTGCAAGTGCTGTCAACTGCCAAGAGTGGGGCGTTAAGTGAATTAGGAAAGGTTGAAATTACATTACAGCGATTAATGAACGATCTTGACCATGTTGGGACAAAAATGACAGCTGATGACCAGTTGTTCCTGAAGAAAGAGAATTCGCCTGAAAAAATATCTCCGCTTTCCCTTCGTTTACTTGAGGATGTTTTTACTGGAGCGACAGCTGGAAGAAAAGCGATAGGTGCCAATATGGCAATGGATGACCTTCTGGGCTATTTGAATGGAGATAAGAAACAAGTAGTCGAAGCGAAGGGCAAGGCAGCTGATATGATTCTGCAGTCGCTTAAACAGCATCCTGAGGCCCTGTCCATAAAGGATAACGAGAAACAGGTTTTGACTCATGTTTTAAAAGCCGAATATCAATCCGTCGATTTTACAAATGGGTCATCTGTTGCCATTCAGCTTAAAGAGTGGACCAAATTACTTGGCCTTCAGCTGGAACATGTACTTATCAATCAATCTGGAGCCGATATGGCGGAAAACTCGCGCGATTTAGAGACACTAAAGCCGCTATTGCTAAAACTGTTGAATGAGCAAGCTCCGGCACCGATCAAGGAAATGGCAGAACAGATCCTGAATCGGATCACGGCACAGCAAATCCTTTCACAGGAAAATGGGCCGGTGCAGAATTTGCTCCTTACACTTCCGCTTAATCTGGGACATGCGCAAACGGATTTAACACTGCAATGGAGCGGAAGGAAAACGAAAGATGGCAAAATAGATCCTGATTACTGTAGGGTCTTGTTTTATTTAGAGTTAGAAGGCATAAAAGAGACGGTCATCGACATGCAGGTGCAAAACAGGGTCATAAATGTGACGGTCATCAATGAGCAAGTGGCACACATGGAAGAGGCAGCCAAACAATATTTGGACCTGCTGAGAGGGAATTTGGAAAAGATGGAGTACAGATTGTCCGGTGTATCCTTTGTTAACCCGAAGCATGAAAGAAATGGCCTCAAAGGGCCGAAGTCCGTTCCTTTTTCAGAAGGCGGTTCATATAGTGGAGTGGATATTCGAATATGAAAAATGATAAACGAAAACAAGCGATTGCCTTAAAATATGATCAAAAGAAATCGAACGCCCCTGTCATCTTGGCGAAAGGAAAAGGGAAAACGGCGGAAAATATTCTAGAAAAGGCCATGAAACTGAATATTCCCGTTCAAAATGACGAGTCGCTTGCTGCGCTCTTAGGTCAATTGGATATAAATCAGACGATTCCTGAAGAATTATATGGTGCTGTAGCGGAGGTATTTGCCTTCATTTACAAAGCGGACAGGGATATGCAGCAGCAGGACATTTGACGATCCTTTTAGTGCTTTTTCGTGATTCATGTTGGTTTATGTAGAATTTTAGGGAAATTACCAAAAGAATTTCATTATACTGAAAAAATATTAATTGATTAGCAAAAGGAAAAAGACCTGACTTTTTCCTTTTGCTTTTTTAATAGGATTAAAATGGAAAAGTCTGTTTTTTTAGAAAAAACTATAATTTTTCAAAAAATAATAATAGATTAATATTCAGGAAAAGGCTTTCATGGTGCGTTTCATTGTAAAATTACTTCTATAATTTCCTTTTACTAGAATAGAAAAAAAAGCTGCCAGATAAATAAAAATTATTTGAAAAAAGTAGATTGACGCAATGATTATTACCATTTTATTGAAAAAAATAGAAGTATATTATTATAATTTTTTTCAAAAAAAACGAAAGAAAATTATGCACGAAGCAGAATTTTGTTGTACTATGTAAGAGAAAACACGCATTAAATCTCAAGGTTGTTTTTAGTAGATAAGGAGGATGGGAAATGAATATCCATGAGTATCAAGGGAAAGAGATTTTGCGACAATACGGGGTATCCGTTCCAAATGGCCGGGTTGCCTTTACTGTCGATGAAGCAGTCGAAGCAGCTAAGGAGTTAGGTACGGAAGTTGTTGTCGTCAAAGCTCAAATTCATGCGGGCGGCCGCGGAAAAGCTGGTGGAGTTAAGGTAGCGAAAAACCTTGACGAAGCACGTACATATGCACAAGAAATTCTTGGCAAAACGCTGGTGACCCATCAAACTGGTCCTGCAGGCAAGGAAGTTAAGCGTTTACTTATTGAAGAAGGCTGCGACATTTCGAAAGAATATTATATCGGTCTGGTTTTGGACCGTGCTACCAATAGTGTCGTCTTGATGGCTTCTGAAGAAGGCGGAACGGAAATAGAAGAAGTGGCTGAAAAGACACCGGAGAAAATTTTCAAAGAAGTAATTGATCCGGTTGTCGGTCTGACGGGCTTCCAAGCGCGCAGAATCGCTTTCAATATCAATATCCCGGCGAAACTTATAAATAAAGCTTCCAAGCTTATGGTGAACTTATATACAGCTTTCGTTGAAAAAGATTGTTCAATTGCTGAAATCAATCCGTTAGTCGTAACGGGTGATGGCAATGTCATGGCACTCGATGCCAAATTGAACTTCGATGATAATGCAATTTACCGCCACAAGGACATCGCCGAATTCCGTGATTTGGATGAAGAGGATCCGAAGGAGATTGAAGCATCGAAACATGGCCTTAGTTACATATCGCTTGACGGTAATATCGGATGCATGGTGAATGGTGCTGGGCTTGCGATGGCAACGATGGACATCATTAAGCATTATATGGGAGATCCGGCAAACTTCCTTGACGTGGGCGGCGGCGCCACAGAGGAAAAAGTAAAAGAGGCTTTCAAAATCATCCTGTCCGATCAAAATGTTAAGGGCATATTCGTTAACATTTTCGGCGGAATCATGAAATGTGACATCATCGCAGCTGGCGTCGTAGCTGCTGCTAAAGAGCTTGGACTTGATGTTCCTTTGGTTGTTCGTCTTGAAGGAACGAATGTGGATCTTGGTAAAAAGATCCTTAAAGAGTCAGGTTTGAACATCACGGCTGCTGAATCAATGGCAGATGGAGCACAAAAAATAGTATCACTTGTAGGATAATAGGCAGGGGGGAACATAATGAGCGTTTATATTAATAAAGATACGAAAGTGATCGTTCAGGGAATCACTGGTTCAACAGCATTATTTCATACAAAACAAATGTTGGAATACGGCACGAAAATCGTTGGCGGCGTCACTCCAGGTAAAGGTGGAACGGAAG
This genomic stretch from Peribacillus muralis harbors:
- the rimM gene encoding ribosome maturation factor RimM (Essential for efficient processing of 16S rRNA), yielding MENWFNVGKIVNTHGLLGEVRVISSTDFPEERYKVGNTLYLFRDTEKKPLPLVIRSHRTHKNFNLLTFENYYNVGQVEAFKNGVLKVKEAQLGPLDEGEFYFHEIIGCSVFTDGGSEIGEIIEVLTPGANDVWVIKKAGSKDILIPYIDQIVKEVDISAKKVIITPMEGLLD
- the trmD gene encoding tRNA (guanosine(37)-N1)-methyltransferase TrmD; this encodes MKIDVLSLFPEMFEGVFGSSILKKAAEKQAVSYKVTNFRDYADNKHSTVDDYPYGGGAGMVLKAQPIFDAVEALKGQAEQNPRVVLLCPQGERYSQKKAEELAKEEHLIFICGHYEGYDERIREHVVTDEISIGDFVLTGGELGAMVIIDSVVRLLPGVLGNVDSPILDSYSSGLLEHPHYTRPADFRGMKVPDPLISGNHKKIDEWRMKESLRRTWMRRPDLLEIYELTEIEKKLLSEIQKED
- the rplS gene encoding 50S ribosomal protein L19, with product MQNIINEITKEQLRTDLPSFRPGDTVRVHVKVIEGTRERIQLFEGVVIKRRGGGVSETFTVRKISYGVGVERAFPVHTPKIAKLEVIRHGKVRRAKLYYLRELRGKKARIKEIRR
- the lepB gene encoding signal peptidase I codes for the protein MAKKKNELWEWTKAVIIAVIAATLIRYFLLAPIVVDGNSMMPTLKDTDRMIINKISYSIGEPKRFDIIVFHAPEGKDYIKRVIGLPGEKVEYRNDTLYVNGKAYAEPYLDENKKKLIDGGALTEPFTLSEVIGRKTVPKDHLFVLGDNRRLSKDSRYDSVGVVPYDKVLGKTKLVYWPIEDFRLAE
- the ylqF gene encoding ribosome biogenesis GTPase YlqF yields the protein MTIQWFPGHMAKARREVTEKLKLIDIIFELVDARIPASSRNPMIDEIIQHKPRVILLNKADMADPAKTNMWLDYYKSQGKTAIAINSQAGNGLNQITAAAKKLLKEKYDRMESRGIKPRAIRAMIVGIPNVGKSTLINRLAKKNIAKTGNTPGVTKAQQWIKVGKELELLDTPGILWPKFEDQEVGLKLALTGAIKDTILNLHEVSLYGLRFLEKEYPDRMKSRYNLDVIPQETLELFDAVGKFRGCLASGGFIDYDKTAELVVREIRSEKMGPLTFEVPADYEEDIITE
- a CDS encoding ribonuclease HII, translating into MKTAMSIKEISTKLKTIKSPEDLFLKECLEDGRKGVVDLVSKWQRRHEKEQQEKNAFMEMTEFERQLRKQGFSILAGIDEVGRGPLAGPVVTSAVILPESFYLPGLNDSKKISESKRELFYEMIYKEALSIGVGIVHSDVIDEINIYQATKKAMIAAVNDLSDLPDHLLIDAMELDLPLPQLSLIKGDARSISISAASIIAKVTRDRMMKDYGEKYPEYGFEKHMGYGTSQHLEALDKNGLTPWHRRSFAPVKAIAARMND
- a CDS encoding EscU/YscU/HrcU family type III secretion system export apparatus switch protein → MKNDKRKQAIALKYDQKKSNAPVILAKGKGKTAENILEKAMKLNIPVQNDESLAALLGQLDINQTIPEELYGAVAEVFAFIYKADRDMQQQDI
- the sucC gene encoding ADP-forming succinate--CoA ligase subunit beta; this translates as MNIHEYQGKEILRQYGVSVPNGRVAFTVDEAVEAAKELGTEVVVVKAQIHAGGRGKAGGVKVAKNLDEARTYAQEILGKTLVTHQTGPAGKEVKRLLIEEGCDISKEYYIGLVLDRATNSVVLMASEEGGTEIEEVAEKTPEKIFKEVIDPVVGLTGFQARRIAFNINIPAKLINKASKLMVNLYTAFVEKDCSIAEINPLVVTGDGNVMALDAKLNFDDNAIYRHKDIAEFRDLDEEDPKEIEASKHGLSYISLDGNIGCMVNGAGLAMATMDIIKHYMGDPANFLDVGGGATEEKVKEAFKIILSDQNVKGIFVNIFGGIMKCDIIAAGVVAAAKELGLDVPLVVRLEGTNVDLGKKILKESGLNITAAESMADGAQKIVSLVG